A region from the Triticum aestivum cultivar Chinese Spring chromosome 3D, IWGSC CS RefSeq v2.1, whole genome shotgun sequence genome encodes:
- the LOC123079947 gene encoding beta-galactosidase 3 isoform X1 — protein sequence MAAVAGPRLLPWLLLLHPLLVVAAAAASGVTYDHRSLVISGRRRLLISASIHYPRSVPAMWPKLVAEAKDGGADCIETYVFWNGHETAPGKYYFEDRFDLVQFARVVKDAGLYLMLRIGPFVAAEWNFGGVPAWLHYIPGTVFRTNNEPFKSHMKSFTTKIVDMMKKERFFASQGGHIILAQIENEYGYYQQAYGAGGKAYAMWAGSMALAQNTGVPWIMCQQYDVPDHVINTCNSFYCDQFKPNLPTQPKIWTENWPGWFQTFGESNPHRPPEDVAFSVARFFGKGGSVQNYYVYHGGTNFDRTAGGPFITTSYDYDAPIDEYGLKRFPKWAHLKELHKSIKLCEHSLLFGNSTLLSLGPQQEADVYTDHSGGCVAFLANIDSEKDKVVTFRNRQYDLPAWSVSILPDCKNVVFNTAKVRSQTLMVDMVPETLQASKPDQWSIFTERIGIWDKNDFVRNEFVDHINTTKDSTDYLWHTTSFDVDRNYPASGNHPILNIGSKGHAVHAFLNNMLIGSAYGNGSESSFSVQMPINLKAGKNEIALLSMTVGLKSAGPYYEWVGAGLTSVNISGMQNGTMDLSSNNWAYKIGLEGEHYRLFKPDQGNNQRWRPQSEPPKHQPLTWYKVNVDVPQGDDPVGLDMQSMGKGLVWLNGNAIGRYWPRTSPTDDRCTPSCDYRGKFSPNKCRAGCGKPTQRWYHVPRSWFHPSGNTLVVFEEQGGDPTKITFSRRVATSVCSFVSENYPSIDLESWDKSISDENPLAAKVQLSCPKGKNISSIKFASFGDPSGTCRSYQQGSCHHPDSLSVVEKACLNINSCTVSLSDEGFGEDPCPGVTKTLAIEADCS from the exons ATGGCCGCCGTCGCCGGTCCTCGGCTGCTCCCATGGCTCCTGCTGCTGCATCCGTTGCTcgtggtcgccgccgccgccgcgtccggtGTGACGTACGACCACCGCTCCCTCGtcatctccggccgccgccgcctgctcATCTCCGCCTCCATCCACTACCCCCGCAGCGTCCCCGCG ATGTGGCCCAAGCTGGTGGCCGAGGCCAAGGACGGCGGCGCCGACTGCATCGAGACCTACGTCTTCTGGAACGGCCACGAGACCGCCCCCGGCAag TACTACTTCGAGGACCGGTTCGACCTGGTGCAGTTCGCGAGGGTCGTCAAGGACGCCGGGCTCTACCTCATGCTGCGCATCGGCCCCTTCGTCGCCGCCGAGTGGAACTTCGG GGGCGTGCCTGCGTGGTTGCATTACATACCTGGAACGGTGTTCCGGACGAATAACGAGCCATTCAAG TCTCACATGAAGAGCTTCACGACGAAAATCGTCGACATGATGAAGAAAGAGCGGTTTTTCGCTTCGCAGGGAGGGCACATCATCCTAGCTCAG ATTGAAAACGAGTATGGATATTATCAACAAGCGTATGGAGCTGGTGGCAAGGCATATGCAATGTGGGCAGGTAGTATGGCTCTGGCGCAGAACACCGGCGTCCCTTGGATCATGTGCCAGCAGTACGATGTTCCTGATCATGTG ATAAACACCTGTAATTCATTCTACTGCGATCAATTCAAGCCAAATTTGCCAACCCAGCCAAAAATTTGGACAGAGAATTGGCCAGGATG GTTCCAGACTTTTGGTGAAAGTAATCCCCACAGACCCCCTGAGGATGTTGCATTTTCTGTTGCACGGTTTTTTGGGAAAGGTGGCAGCGTTCAGAATTACTATGTG TACCATGGTGGAACGAACTTTGATCGTACTGCTGGAGGGCCGTTCATTACAACTAGCTATGACTATGATGCACCAATTGATGAATATG GCCTTAAGCGATTTCCAAAATGGGCACATCTGAAGGAGCTTCACAAATCTATAAAATTGTGTGAACATAGTCTGCTTTTTGGAAACTCAACGTTACTCTCTCTTGGACCTCAACAAGAG GCTGATGTTTACACTGATCACTCAGGAGGATGTGTTGCATTCCTGGCTAACATTGATTCAGAAAAGGACAAAGTTGTCACTTTCAGGAACAGACAATATGATCTTCCTGCTTGGTCAGTTAGCATCCTACCTGACTGCAAGAATGTGGTTTTCAACACTGCAAAG GTTCGATCTCAAACTTTGATGGTGGACATGGTTCCGGAAACTTTGCAAGCATCAAAACCTGATCAGTGGAGCATTTTCACAGAGAGAATCGGCATTTGGGATAAAAATGACTTCGTACGAAATGAATTTGTGGACCATATTAATACAACAAAAGACTCTACTGATTACCTGTGGCACACTACAAG TTTTGATGTGGACAGAAATTATCCTGCAAGTGGGAACCATCCCATTCTTAATATCGGCTCCAAAGGCCATGCTGTTCACGCTTTCCTGAATAATATGCTCATAG GTAGTGCATATGGTAATGGCTCAGAATCAAGTTTCAGTGTGCAAATGCCCATCAACTTGAAGGCTGGGAAGAATGAAATTGCACTACTGAGCATGACTGTTGGATTGAAA AGTGCAGGACCCTATTATGAATGGGTGGGAGCTGGCCTTACAAGTGTGAACATCTCTGGAATGCAAAATGGAACGATGGACTTGTCTTCAAACAATTGGGCATACAAG ATTGGGTTGGAAGGTGAACACTACCGTTTATTTAAGCCCGATCAAGGGAATAACCAAAGGTGGAGGCCACAATCTGAGCCACCAAAACATCAGCCTTTGACATGGTACAAG GTGAATGTTGACGTTCCACAAGGAGATGACCCAGTTGGGCTAGACATGCAGTCCATGGGGAAAGGCCTGGTTTGGTTGAATGGAAATGCCATAGGGAGGTACTGGCCCAGGACAAGTCCTACTGATGACAGGTGCACTCCGAGCTGCGACTACAGAGGGAAATTTTCTCCAAACAAGTGCAGGGCTGGATGTGGAAAGCCGACTCAAAGATG GTACCATGTCCCAAGGTCATGGTTTCACCCATCAGGGAACACCCTTGTGGTCTTTGAGGAGCAGGGTGGGGATCCCACGAAGATTACATTCTCGAGAAGGGTCGCGACAAGTGTTTGCTCCTTTGTCTCGGAGAATTATCCTTCCATAGACTTGGAGTCCTGGGATAAAAGCATCTCAGATGAAAACCCATTAGCAGCAAAAGTACAGCTGTCTTGCCCCAAGGGCAAAAACATCTCTTCAATCAAGTTTGCGAGCTTCGGAGACCCCAGTGGAACTTGCAGATCCTACCAACAAGGAAGCTGCCACCATCCAGACTCTCTATCTGTTGTTGAGAAG GCCTGTCTGAACATCAACAGCTGCACAGTTTCGCTGTCAGACGAGGGATTCGGAGAAGATCCATGCCCTGGCGTCACCAAAACACTTGCCATTGAAGCAGACTGTTCTTAA
- the LOC123079947 gene encoding beta-galactosidase 3 isoform X2 — protein MAAVAGPRLLPWLLLLHPLLVVAAAAASGVTYDHRSLVISGRRRLLISASIHYPRSVPAMWPKLVAEAKDGGADCIETYVFWNGHETAPGKYYFEDRFDLVQFARVVKDAGLYLMLRIGPFVAAEWNFGGVPAWLHYIPGTVFRTNNEPFKSHMKSFTTKIVDMMKKERFFASQGGHIILAQIENEYGYYQQAYGAGGKAYAMWAGSMALAQNTGVPWIMCQQYDVPDHVINTCNSFYCDQFKPNLPTQPKIWTENWPGWFQTFGESNPHRPPEDVAFSVARFFGKGGSVQNYYVYHGGTNFDRTAGGPFITTSYDYDAPIDEYGLKRFPKWAHLKELHKSIKLCEHSLLFGNSTLLSLGPQQEADVYTDHSGGCVAFLANIDSEKDKVVTFRNRQYDLPAWSVSILPDCKNVVFNTAKVRSQTLMVDMVPETLQASKPDQWSIFTERIGIWDKNDFVRNEFVDHINTTKDSTDYLWHTTSFDVDRNYPASGNHPILNIGSKGHAVHAFLNNMLIGSAYGNGSESSFSVQMPINLKAGKNEIALLSMTVGLKSAGPYYEWVGAGLTSVNISGMQNGTMDLSSNNWAYKIGLEGEHYRLFKPDQGNNQRWRPQSEPPKHQPLTWYKVNVDVPQGDDPVGLDMQSMGKGLVWLNGNAIGRYWPRTSPTDDRCTPSCDYRGKFSPNKCRAGCGKPTQRWYHVPRSWFHPSGNTLVVFEEQGGDPTKITFSRRVATSVCSFVSENYPSIDLESWDKSISDENPLKIHALASPKHLPLKQTVLNP, from the exons ATGGCCGCCGTCGCCGGTCCTCGGCTGCTCCCATGGCTCCTGCTGCTGCATCCGTTGCTcgtggtcgccgccgccgccgcgtccggtGTGACGTACGACCACCGCTCCCTCGtcatctccggccgccgccgcctgctcATCTCCGCCTCCATCCACTACCCCCGCAGCGTCCCCGCG ATGTGGCCCAAGCTGGTGGCCGAGGCCAAGGACGGCGGCGCCGACTGCATCGAGACCTACGTCTTCTGGAACGGCCACGAGACCGCCCCCGGCAag TACTACTTCGAGGACCGGTTCGACCTGGTGCAGTTCGCGAGGGTCGTCAAGGACGCCGGGCTCTACCTCATGCTGCGCATCGGCCCCTTCGTCGCCGCCGAGTGGAACTTCGG GGGCGTGCCTGCGTGGTTGCATTACATACCTGGAACGGTGTTCCGGACGAATAACGAGCCATTCAAG TCTCACATGAAGAGCTTCACGACGAAAATCGTCGACATGATGAAGAAAGAGCGGTTTTTCGCTTCGCAGGGAGGGCACATCATCCTAGCTCAG ATTGAAAACGAGTATGGATATTATCAACAAGCGTATGGAGCTGGTGGCAAGGCATATGCAATGTGGGCAGGTAGTATGGCTCTGGCGCAGAACACCGGCGTCCCTTGGATCATGTGCCAGCAGTACGATGTTCCTGATCATGTG ATAAACACCTGTAATTCATTCTACTGCGATCAATTCAAGCCAAATTTGCCAACCCAGCCAAAAATTTGGACAGAGAATTGGCCAGGATG GTTCCAGACTTTTGGTGAAAGTAATCCCCACAGACCCCCTGAGGATGTTGCATTTTCTGTTGCACGGTTTTTTGGGAAAGGTGGCAGCGTTCAGAATTACTATGTG TACCATGGTGGAACGAACTTTGATCGTACTGCTGGAGGGCCGTTCATTACAACTAGCTATGACTATGATGCACCAATTGATGAATATG GCCTTAAGCGATTTCCAAAATGGGCACATCTGAAGGAGCTTCACAAATCTATAAAATTGTGTGAACATAGTCTGCTTTTTGGAAACTCAACGTTACTCTCTCTTGGACCTCAACAAGAG GCTGATGTTTACACTGATCACTCAGGAGGATGTGTTGCATTCCTGGCTAACATTGATTCAGAAAAGGACAAAGTTGTCACTTTCAGGAACAGACAATATGATCTTCCTGCTTGGTCAGTTAGCATCCTACCTGACTGCAAGAATGTGGTTTTCAACACTGCAAAG GTTCGATCTCAAACTTTGATGGTGGACATGGTTCCGGAAACTTTGCAAGCATCAAAACCTGATCAGTGGAGCATTTTCACAGAGAGAATCGGCATTTGGGATAAAAATGACTTCGTACGAAATGAATTTGTGGACCATATTAATACAACAAAAGACTCTACTGATTACCTGTGGCACACTACAAG TTTTGATGTGGACAGAAATTATCCTGCAAGTGGGAACCATCCCATTCTTAATATCGGCTCCAAAGGCCATGCTGTTCACGCTTTCCTGAATAATATGCTCATAG GTAGTGCATATGGTAATGGCTCAGAATCAAGTTTCAGTGTGCAAATGCCCATCAACTTGAAGGCTGGGAAGAATGAAATTGCACTACTGAGCATGACTGTTGGATTGAAA AGTGCAGGACCCTATTATGAATGGGTGGGAGCTGGCCTTACAAGTGTGAACATCTCTGGAATGCAAAATGGAACGATGGACTTGTCTTCAAACAATTGGGCATACAAG ATTGGGTTGGAAGGTGAACACTACCGTTTATTTAAGCCCGATCAAGGGAATAACCAAAGGTGGAGGCCACAATCTGAGCCACCAAAACATCAGCCTTTGACATGGTACAAG GTGAATGTTGACGTTCCACAAGGAGATGACCCAGTTGGGCTAGACATGCAGTCCATGGGGAAAGGCCTGGTTTGGTTGAATGGAAATGCCATAGGGAGGTACTGGCCCAGGACAAGTCCTACTGATGACAGGTGCACTCCGAGCTGCGACTACAGAGGGAAATTTTCTCCAAACAAGTGCAGGGCTGGATGTGGAAAGCCGACTCAAAGATG GTACCATGTCCCAAGGTCATGGTTTCACCCATCAGGGAACACCCTTGTGGTCTTTGAGGAGCAGGGTGGGGATCCCACGAAGATTACATTCTCGAGAAGGGTCGCGACAAGTGTTTGCTCCTTTGTCTCGGAGAATTATCCTTCCATAGACTTGGAGTCCTGGGATAAAAGCATCTCAGATGAAAACCCATTA AAGATCCATGCCCTGGCGTCACCAAAACACTTGCCATTGAAGCAGACTGTTCTTAATCCGTGA